Proteins encoded together in one bacterium window:
- a CDS encoding galactitol-1-phosphate 5-dehydrogenase, whose protein sequence is MKALVLEEYNRLVYKEIPKPSVGPGDVLIKVKACGICGSDVHGMDGSTGRRIPPLIMGHEASGVVEETGKNVKDFTPGDRVTFDSTIYCGVCHFCRQGLINLCDNRRVLGVSCREYRQHGAFAEYVAVPEHIVYPLPEGLGFEQAAMVEPLSVAVHAVERTPRSLNDSAVVVGAGMIGLLVIQVLRAAGCGKIIAVDMDQTRLDLATRQGADRGLKPDSGGFAGEILSLTGGRGADRAFEVVGTSSAFATALSALRKGGTLTLVGNVSPSVEMPLQAVVTREYTLYGSCASRGEYPACLDMIARGSVDVDVLKSAVAPLSEGAEWFRRLYDREPGLMKVILVP, encoded by the coding sequence ATGAAGGCGCTTGTACTCGAAGAATACAACCGGCTTGTCTACAAGGAAATACCGAAACCATCTGTCGGTCCGGGCGATGTGCTCATAAAAGTGAAAGCCTGCGGAATCTGCGGGAGCGATGTGCATGGAATGGACGGCAGTACGGGCAGACGCATCCCTCCCCTCATCATGGGTCATGAAGCGTCCGGTGTTGTCGAAGAGACGGGGAAAAACGTGAAGGATTTTACCCCGGGAGACCGTGTCACCTTCGATTCGACCATATACTGCGGTGTCTGTCATTTTTGCAGGCAGGGGCTGATCAATCTCTGCGACAACAGACGGGTTCTCGGGGTGTCGTGCCGGGAATACCGTCAGCACGGCGCTTTTGCTGAATATGTTGCTGTTCCGGAACATATCGTGTATCCCCTGCCGGAAGGGCTCGGCTTCGAGCAGGCGGCGATGGTCGAGCCGCTCTCCGTTGCCGTTCATGCGGTCGAACGGACGCCGCGCTCGCTCAACGATTCCGCCGTGGTGGTCGGCGCCGGTATGATCGGGCTTCTCGTAATACAGGTGCTTCGCGCCGCCGGCTGCGGTAAGATAATCGCCGTGGATATGGATCAGACCCGTCTCGATCTCGCCACCCGTCAGGGCGCCGACAGAGGGCTGAAACCGGACAGCGGCGGATTTGCCGGGGAAATCCTGAGCCTGACCGGAGGCCGTGGCGCAGACCGGGCGTTCGAGGTTGTCGGTACGAGCTCCGCATTCGCGACGGCTCTTTCTGCGCTCCGGAAAGGTGGTACGCTCACCCTGGTCGGCAATGTATCGCCGTCTGTGGAGATGCCCCTTCAGGCAGTAGTTACCCGTGAATACACCCTGTACGGCTCCTGCGCCTCACGGGGGGAGTATCCGGCTTGTCTCGACATGATCGCGCGGGGATCGGTCGATGTCGATGTACTCAAGAGCGCTGTTGCTCCGCTCTCCGAGGGCGCCGAATGGTTCAGACGTCTCTACGACCGTGAGCCGGGATTGATGAAAGTGATTCTTGTACCGTGA